From the genome of Glycine soja cultivar W05 chromosome 14, ASM419377v2, whole genome shotgun sequence:
TTGACAATCAACAAAACTTACATATCAACTTCATTGAAGGTTGTCAGCATAGCAAACGTGTTTTGGGAATCTTTCAGCCGTGTAGCAACTCGTTTCCGAAGCCTTGTCATAGGAACCTTTGATAACAATGGAAGACATTAAAACAACTTTCATGGTTGCTAAATATAATTCAGGTAGGACCAAAAATCACAATGCCTCACtcgtctttctctttctttaggAGGAAGCTGGGGCTCGGTGGGAGACTTCAGAATGGCAGGAGGTGCTTTGGGCTTCTCTTTAGCAGGAGCAGTTTCAACTTTGGGAGCTTTCTTCTCCTCGCTAACCTTTTGGGTTGGCTGAGGAGCACCTTTCTCAGATGTAGTCTCAGATGGGGCAACGTGAGTTGCATCAGCAGACCTTGAAATGATTGCTATCTTGTTACCTGGCTCAACAGTATCACCTTCGTTGGCTAGAAGCTGCAAATCATTAAATAGATCACACAAGccaaatttaataaaagagaAACGAGAAAGAAGAGAGTAACAATTTCTATCATTTCAGGGTGGTTTGGGGAgagtaaaaacaatttaaatctATGAAACTACCTTTAGAATCACGCCTGACTCAGGACTTGAAACATCAATTGTCACCTAATTaaggaataaaaacaaaatacagcATTAATTATTTGgaaatcaagaaaattaaatgtttataaCCATCAAAATCCTTCACAAAAATTGGCATGTTGCTTCGACATAGCACCTTGTCTGTTTCAATTTGAGCAATTGGCTCATCAGCATTAACCCTGTCACCAGGTCCTGCTCCCATATAACAAATCAAAACACGACAGTCAGTCACcaataattcataaattaacaattcaaatagaaaacaacaaaaaaatatacaggATAACATACTCTTCAAAAATTGTGCCAGAGTTCCATCAGAGATAGATTCAGCCAAAGGAGGAACCACAACATCAACCGTATCTCCTTTAtcacaaatataaataacattagcAATCGAAAGCCAAAATAAAACAGGTTAATTAAACAACGTAAATTCCAGATAAATGAATGGTACATTAATAGACACATCAATAGGGTAATAAGGCAATAGTGTCACATCAATAGCTCACCACTTTCTGAAGAAAATAGACGCCCCAAAGTTTGAACGGTTGCCTCTGGATGAATGACCACCCTACAGAGCAATAAGGCAATATCAGAACAGCATCACTGTGGATAAGAAATTGTAACTATTTTCCATTCCATCTGatcattaattaatgatttgtCATTATTGCACCCCTGAAACTCCATGTGAAAAGATCATCAACAGAAGAGCACCAAAATTCTTAACCAAAGGCACCCTTACAATCTATCCTATTTCTGAGCCAAacttttttacataaattaaatagAATCCTAAAGCAATGCTTAGGACTATTAAATGGTGCCACAAACCTCATAGGCTTTGAATTAATCCAGCTTcctgcaacaacaacaaaatttatgatttaaattgCAAAATTGCAGAAATCATTCAAGCAATTAAGTCAACAgcatctaaaatatttaaaataaaatgtacccAAAATTACCAAGGGTTATATGACTGAAGTTTCGGACAAATCCACATCCGCCTGAAGGAAATGCAATCTGttaaacataataaaacaatatttgtaAGAAACTTCAAAGGATACAAATAACATATAAATTCCAAAATCTAACCCTCTATAACAAAGACCATAAGTAACAGTGGGGAAAAAATAATGAGGTCATCACCCGTATGTAGGATACAGTATCTCAaaacaataaatgaaaaaatcacAAGTGCTAATTATTACTtacaagaaatattttttagagaagagagtgcaaaaaaataaaaatagataataagaTTGTCCCAAGAAATTTACATTGTGTAGTCTGTACACAAAGCAGGCAGTCTATACATCAATTAGTAATTGCCATACTTTGCTGATATAATTgagtaaaaaaagtaaaaccttACTTTATCACATTGAATTTGAACAACCATATGTTAATCCAATCACATTTTGAACAAGATTCAAACAACACACAAGAGAAAAAAGGTCATAAACAGAAATGACGATGACCAATTACTTTTCAAACTGTTGAAAAATCCAGAAGCCATAGATGTAGGAAATAGTATCAacgtcaaaaaagaaaaagttagaaaatgAAATGCACCAGAATAGGAACTTGTCACCAAGGACAAACCAGATGAGCATCAGAGTCTTTTCATGAaagaaattttatcaaaaacaattacaacaATTAAGCAAGATTAGGAATTTGCCACCAAGGATGCGACCCAATATTTTCACATTCTATTTGTCCAGGTAGTACATTTAACACGTATCCCGAAGGGCTAATatgttttagtttctataaataTAATTCGCTCTTACACCCTCAAAATAAAATAGTCTCCTTTGGGCGGTCCCTTGTTAATGGAAATAGGAACCACATGTGACATGTCCATAAATGAGCGACAAAACAAACGATTTTATTTTGAAGGACAAAAAGTGAGCACTGCCTTATTTGCAGATACTAATAACATAACCCTATCGCAGACATAACAGTTGAGTAACCATCAGTATTAACAGTTGAGAACCGATAACCATCAGTATCttatatgaagaaaaaacataTCAACAGAGTATatgcagaaaataaaaacaaacaccTCTTTTCCCGCAATGGAAGAAGCTCTAGCAGAAACTGATGGGCCAGACCGAATGTTCTGAACTGACTGACCAAGCAACTGAAACAAATGCAGAACAGGCATCAAACATCACTTGAACTTAAACTTCAATCCGTGGATTAACACAAACACattcaaattgaaaattcatgatgattCATAAGCGTTTAGAAAAGACCGAGCTCTCACCCAAGGAGACGGGCTGCCAGAAGCAACCCTTCGCCTTACGACACCAAACATGATTACGCTGTCAGAAATCTCTTCTTCGTCCTTCGGACTTCAAACCTAATTTGACAAATAACAAATTCAACCAACAAAACCATAAAAATAATCGGACTGAACGGAAAATGCTTGCATAGATAACGTCTCGGATTCATTACGTTTCAAAAcaagaattttaaaaacaacaacaatacaCCTATTGCAATGTATTTTCCCGATTCAACCGTTCTAGATGCAGATTTGCGAAATTGCGCTgcgaaaaaaatagaaaagctaTTTCTCGGGAAAAAGAGACTAACCTGAACGCCAAACGCAGATCGAAAGGTAGGGTTGACGATGGAACGGAGACAAAGGAGATCGCCGCCTACAGAGTTATGAAGAACAATAGTATTATATTCGCTCTCTATAATTGCATTTCTTATGTCTAATTTCCCTATCTTTATTGAAAATACTATTTTCCACGTCAAATATCGCgtgtttcaaattttaaatattattatttttcttcctcacctttggaaaaaaataatattatattatactttCTTGATTAATTTAGATTTCTCtgatttaattgttaaaatgcatttttatcaatcaaatcaatttatgatattttcGAAATGAGTAGTTTCAATGTCTGAatctttgtattttaattcataTCTTTTTACTGataaaataatctattgctaattaaataaatcaaagctttcttcatttttttatttaaaatttgtatttttcttatattttcaatcaatcttggAATGTTCTAGTTATTTGTCAGAGTATttgtatagataaaaaaaatgagctatacaaagttaaattttattttaataataattttaaaaataaaactaatccaTCTGACTTTTTGGATTGAAAAATCCATTAGCGGATTGTTTCGAATGTATCCAAAtccaaaaaaactaataatcaataaacttacatgaaaaaaaaaataaaaagttactaacttactattaaattaataaatttgtgaTTTGATTATTGAAACTTTATTTTGAATGTTGAAGAATACTTATATCATTCATCtcataattatttcaaatcaaacatatttaattgtGGAATTCTtaagttataaattattgaaaaatagatGTATTTTATCAGTATaagtagtattaattaatttatttaaatcattcttaattatatatttaatctatCTCATTCCAACATATATTCAATTCATTTATGTATCCCTCTCATTGGAAGCTTGTCACGAGTCGTTCCTTGCTTGTCACCAGTGATTACTCCTTGCCCTTGTTAGTGTCTAGGATGTCATAGCTTGAACCATCCAACCTCTTATTAGAGAACGAAAGAttgaagaaaatggaagaagttAGAAGCTATTCATCTTATCAAATCATTCCATAAATTTTTGGAGGAGTAAGGACCTAAAGTCACTTTAGAAAAAATTGAAGCTATAAGTCTATAACATTGCTTTCAAaagtataacaaaaaaatatagatgaAGTACCAACTTATGAATTGTGGGTcatagctatgcaagaagaatttgattgaaatttaagTCTAAACATTGATCTCATCACTTGAAAATTAACTTGTTGCTAGGCAAAACCAATTTATCATCTACCTATGATCGTTCCCTATAACAACTTTGACACTGTAGAGTCACAAAGTAACCTTGGATATCCATAGTGGTCTCAGTGTTGTCTCTTTCATCCCTTTTGTTCTTAGGATTTGGTAACATTTGTGCCAATAGATAGTAATTGTTGCTTGaatgtttttttgttgataataGTGTTGGTACAGAGTAGTTCTTGTTGAAAGCAGAGATTAATTTTTGTTGGAGACTATGAGCGCATACAAAATGAGTATTCTCCTCcctataatatttatttcataccTAAGGCCCAACCAAAATTCGAACCTAAATCATTTAGTTAAGAGACAAATAATTATTACTTATGTTAACTGTTATTCAACTTGAAACTTCTTTTGTTGATCCTTTTGTTTAGTGTACCACTCTAAGGAAGTCTTTTAACAACAATGAGTTACATATTAGACTTCAATTTGTTGTCTTTGTTTGATATATGGTagacttaataataataatggtggTTTTTTAGTCATTACCAATTTACTATGTTAAagatacttattttaaatagGTGTGTTTAGTGATAGTTAAAAAATGTTAgtcataatattatttaacaaCTATATGACAGGAAGCAAAattggaaatatttttaaaagttgagGGTAAAATGCACCAAAATACTATTGGAGGCAAAATTTgctaaaatataaaagttgagaataaaaattacaattaaaccTTAAAGTTAATCATGATTTATATTTGACAAGATTAATGTAAGGctcatctttttttaaattaagaagtgcttttaaaaaatgtgatttttcaaGAGGGAGGTAGGActtgcatattaaaaaaatagtaaaatgtaaacaaatatattttcaaaagtaatttaaacaaacaCACCAAAAATCTCAaaactacttattttatttaaaaatcataagagtcttatgatattaaaaaatatataactttcaataaattatttttttacgatgaattttatatgatttttagtaGATTTTTCTagactttatttcttatttttcttatatgttgttagacttttctttctttcatcacaTTTCATTCTCTTTTCATTGAAGACAACATATATACATTTGTAACTTTATTCACAAAGAATGTTATTGTTTTAATGAATTTCCAATTGAACCAATAGATGAATCTTCATGTTCAGCATTTAACAAATAATGAAGATCATAATTTTGAAGCTAAATATTGTTCAAACCAAAGAGccggaaggagagtatgctaatGCATAAATGGCTAGTACAAGAAGACATAAACCtagaattaatgaattttaaaaaataaaaatgattaccatgaaagaaaaaaacaatttttttaaagaatttgtccataaaaagtctttttttttcgtGAGATATAAGATCCTTCTAAATCTTTTAAATTCTTactatataaatcaattaaaactcaaactataaatttttatcacaagtctttttaaaaaaaaaaatattaagtaataACGTTACATTCCTGCCTAATCTTTTAAATtctataagattttttatatcaaaataattttttaaaatctcacTCCAATACTCCTAAAGAGTAAAAAAGAGACACTCggtatttctatattttttagataataaaacaaaatatcagaAAAATGGAGATTAAATAAAAGTGCGCGCAGTCAtcgaattaattttatatgtaattaaCGGGATAGTTCTTTCATAtgcatttaaaatataataacgaTAGTGTATAATGTTATTTAAAGACCATACTAGTCTAGAAAATATGAAGACAAATAGACATCaccattataataattataatcttTCAAAAATCTTAGCTGAATTATATTTTCCAAGATTTAGTTAcccaaaaaaattgtaattaaattaatccccaaatatttaattagtcccttccaaataatattattaacacttcaatcatccataaagacaaaaatgttaagattttaaaatttattttaaagatttaatctgtgactaaattaaactttagatttcCTTTTTCACTTCTTTAATCCTATATAATGACCATGGTGACACTTTAGATATTTGGACCACTACTTTAATGACACTTTTCTATGAAACACTAATAGTGTAAGATTACTTGTGTTTGTTTCATCAAAACTGTAAAATACATTGTGTTGAGTTGATATCATGAGGTAGAGAAGTTGGCTGAAGGTTTGATCAGGGGGGAacacctcttcttcttctcaaaaCCCTATTCCGGCTTTTATTAAAACACCGTCTGCACACCTTTACGTGATCCAAAGAACCACTTGAACTTTGTTTAGGACCATTCACCCGTGCAGCGCTGACTGCATTAGAAACTGTCTTGTTTACTGAAAGCATCACTATGAGTAACCAGTGAGATAGATAGCAAAAAACATCTTTCTTAccatacttaaatatatttttcatacacctaatatatatatttttttcagtttattacctaaatattttttttattttactataggatactttcaaaattttacttttaatactTACCTTTAATGTAAGTTCGTTGAAtgttaaataataacatattaatttatcatattatcacTTAATCacttaagta
Proteins encoded in this window:
- the LOC114384874 gene encoding dihydrolipoyllysine-residue succinyltransferase component of 2-oxoglutarate dehydrogenase complex 2, mitochondrial-like isoform X1; amino-acid sequence: MFGVVRRRVASGSPSPWLLGQSVQNIRSGPSVSARASSIAGKEIAFPSGGCGFVRNFSHITLGSWINSKPMRVVIHPEATVQTLGRLFSSESGDTVDVVVPPLAESISDGTLAQFLKRPGDRVNADEPIAQIETDKVTIDVSSPESGVILKLLANEGDTVEPGNKIAIISRSADATHVAPSETTSEKGAPQPTQKVSEEKKAPKVETAPAKEKPKAPPAILKSPTEPQLPPKERERRVPMTRLRKRVATRLKDSQNTFAMLTTFNEVDMTNLMKLRSDYKDAFVEKHGVKLGLMSGFVKAAVNALQHQPIVNAVIDGDDIIYRDYIDISIAVGTSKGLVVPVIRNADTMNFADIEKQINAFAKKANDGTLSIDEMAGGTLTISNGGVYGSLLSTPIINPPQSAILGMHSIVSRPTVVGGNIVPRPLMYVALTYDHRIIDGREAVFFLRRIKDIVEDPRRLLLDI
- the LOC114384874 gene encoding dihydrolipoyllysine-residue succinyltransferase component of 2-oxoglutarate dehydrogenase complex 2, mitochondrial-like isoform X2, translating into MFGVVRRRVASGSPSPWLLGQSVQNIRSGPSVSARASSIAIAFPSGGCGFVRNFSHITLGSWINSKPMRVVIHPEATVQTLGRLFSSESGDTVDVVVPPLAESISDGTLAQFLKRPGDRVNADEPIAQIETDKVTIDVSSPESGVILKLLANEGDTVEPGNKIAIISRSADATHVAPSETTSEKGAPQPTQKVSEEKKAPKVETAPAKEKPKAPPAILKSPTEPQLPPKERERRVPMTRLRKRVATRLKDSQNTFAMLTTFNEVDMTNLMKLRSDYKDAFVEKHGVKLGLMSGFVKAAVNALQHQPIVNAVIDGDDIIYRDYIDISIAVGTSKGLVVPVIRNADTMNFADIEKQINAFAKKANDGTLSIDEMAGGTLTISNGGVYGSLLSTPIINPPQSAILGMHSIVSRPTVVGGNIVPRPLMYVALTYDHRIIDGREAVFFLRRIKDIVEDPRRLLLDI